A window from Pokkaliibacter sp. MBI-7 encodes these proteins:
- the amt gene encoding ammonium transporter: MDPNTKIDIVWIILCAILVSTMQAGFCALESGLVRAKNSINVAIKNLVDFCIASLVFWLVGYGVMFGPSLLGLAGTQTVHEISSDAYTMAFFLFQLVFCGTSTTIVSGAVAERMSFTGYFLAALVLAGLIYPVTGHWAWGGTEDAPGWLRAVGFHDFAGSTVVHSVGGWMALAAIMIIGPRAGRFAGKGIQGHDMPVAVLGVFLLWFGWFGFNGGSELAFNERVPLILVNTAMGGAAGGLAALLFTWLVFRLPQVPLIMNGVIAGLVGVTAGCDHFTPFASVIAGAIAGILACLTSVAMDRTHLDDAVGAVAAHLIPGIWGTLAVAVVGDPDGWPMAHDRWQQLLIQLQGVATMGAYAFIVSYSLLWLINKVHPLRVTEQQERMGLNISEHGASTSTQDLLTQMIDHERGGDFSQGVQVEPETEAEPIAREYNRVLAKVNEMTQDLKESERRVSTILESSAFPIAILDLDTHQLNYLNGRALEMFALLPGQALDEERLWVDEGERAMVLHTAAAMGKVTDVEVQLRNAKGQAFYALLSASRMRLDEHECLCLSFNDITSRKAVEAMLKQRATHDSLTGAANPAHFAELADREIRRSRRFGLGLSVLMLDADHFKAVNDTYGHEAGDRVLQELVQIIRLCLRSIDVVGRMGGEEFAILLAETDHDGARTAAERMCEAIARHPVALPDGEMLHITVSIGMAVLHSGDANYKTLLRRADQALYRAKAHGRNRVEQETITS; encoded by the coding sequence ATGGATCCAAATACCAAGATTGATATTGTCTGGATCATCCTGTGTGCCATTCTTGTCAGCACAATGCAGGCCGGTTTCTGTGCGCTGGAAAGCGGTCTGGTACGGGCCAAGAACAGTATCAATGTGGCCATCAAGAATCTGGTTGATTTCTGCATTGCCTCGCTGGTGTTCTGGCTGGTGGGTTATGGTGTGATGTTTGGCCCGTCACTGCTGGGGCTGGCGGGCACCCAAACGGTGCATGAGATCAGCAGTGATGCCTACACCATGGCATTCTTCCTGTTTCAGCTGGTGTTCTGCGGTACCTCCACCACCATCGTGTCGGGAGCGGTTGCTGAGCGCATGAGCTTCACCGGTTACTTCCTCGCTGCACTGGTACTGGCCGGGCTGATCTATCCGGTCACCGGGCATTGGGCCTGGGGCGGCACGGAGGATGCGCCCGGCTGGCTGCGTGCTGTCGGCTTTCACGATTTTGCCGGTTCAACGGTAGTGCACAGCGTCGGTGGCTGGATGGCGCTGGCGGCGATCATGATCATTGGTCCTCGGGCAGGCCGGTTTGCAGGCAAAGGCATTCAGGGGCATGACATGCCGGTGGCGGTGCTGGGCGTGTTCCTGCTGTGGTTTGGCTGGTTTGGATTCAATGGCGGCAGCGAGCTGGCCTTCAACGAGCGGGTGCCACTGATTCTGGTCAATACCGCCATGGGCGGGGCGGCCGGTGGGCTGGCAGCATTGCTGTTCACCTGGCTGGTGTTTCGTCTGCCACAGGTGCCGCTGATCATGAACGGAGTTATTGCCGGGCTGGTGGGCGTGACCGCCGGTTGCGACCATTTCACTCCCTTTGCTTCGGTCATCGCCGGAGCCATCGCCGGTATTCTTGCCTGTCTGACGTCGGTGGCGATGGACCGTACCCATCTGGATGATGCGGTGGGAGCTGTCGCAGCCCATCTTATTCCCGGTATCTGGGGCACGCTGGCGGTGGCCGTAGTGGGTGACCCTGACGGCTGGCCCATGGCCCATGATCGCTGGCAGCAGCTGCTGATCCAGCTGCAAGGGGTGGCGACCATGGGCGCCTATGCCTTTATCGTCAGTTATTCATTGCTGTGGCTGATCAACAAGGTTCATCCGCTGCGCGTTACCGAGCAGCAGGAGCGCATGGGGCTGAATATTTCCGAGCACGGTGCCAGCACGTCCACGCAGGACCTGCTGACGCAGATGATTGATCATGAGCGGGGGGGGGACTTCAGTCAGGGAGTGCAGGTAGAGCCTGAAACCGAGGCCGAGCCGATCGCCCGTGAATATAACCGGGTGCTGGCCAAAGTGAATGAGATGACACAGGACCTCAAGGAGAGCGAGCGCCGGGTCAGTACCATTCTGGAGAGTTCAGCCTTTCCCATCGCCATTCTTGATCTCGATACGCACCAGCTCAATTACCTCAATGGCCGTGCGCTGGAAATGTTTGCCTTGCTACCGGGGCAGGCGCTGGATGAAGAACGGTTGTGGGTGGATGAAGGTGAACGAGCCATGGTGCTGCACACTGCGGCCGCCATGGGTAAAGTGACCGATGTTGAGGTGCAGTTGCGCAATGCCAAGGGGCAGGCGTTTTATGCGCTGCTGTCGGCTTCACGGATGAGGCTGGATGAGCACGAATGCCTGTGTCTGTCATTCAACGACATCACCAGCCGTAAAGCAGTGGAAGCCATGCTCAAACAGCGCGCTACCCATGATTCCCTGACCGGGGCAGCCAATCCGGCCCACTTTGCTGAGCTGGCTGATCGGGAAATTCGCCGCTCACGCCGTTTCGGGCTCGGGTTGTCGGTGCTGATGCTCGATGCAGATCATTTCAAGGCGGTGAACGATACCTATGGTCACGAAGCGGGCGACCGGGTGCTGCAGGAGCTGGTGCAGATCATTCGCCTGTGTCTGCGTAGTATCGATGTGGTGGGGCGTATGGGCGGTGAGGAGTTTGCCATTCTGCTGGCGGAGACTGATCACGACGGTGCCCGCACGGCAGCTGAGCGCATGTGTGAGGCCATCGCCCGCCATCCGGTTGCACTGCCTGACGGTGAAATGCTGCACATTACTGTCAGCATCGGCATGGCGGTACTGCATTCCGGTGATGCCAACTACAAAACCCTGCTGCGGCGTGCTGATCAGGCGCTGTACCGCGCCAAAGCCCATGGGCGTAACCGGGTGGAGCAGGAAACAATAACGAGCTGA
- a CDS encoding M48 family metallopeptidase, protein MKKALIVVALASVMAGCVQNGVINTASIGAAETAFHAATFSDEDAKRMADQAAVYYDSRNKLSSPNSKYSKRLARIVKGVTNEDGLALNFRVYETKEVNAFAMANGTVRVYSGLLDRMTDDEVRSVIGHEIGHVKLGHSKKATQMALAASAARQGASATGGTAALLNQSELADFSEELLNAQFSQKQESEADGYSVSFMKRHKWNAKANITAMQKLMALESGSHSMLDSHPATSDRIKHIQSLL, encoded by the coding sequence ATGAAGAAAGCACTGATCGTAGTGGCACTGGCCTCTGTTATGGCTGGTTGCGTACAGAATGGTGTCATTAATACTGCTTCCATCGGCGCGGCAGAGACGGCTTTTCATGCGGCCACTTTCAGCGATGAGGATGCCAAACGTATGGCAGATCAGGCGGCGGTCTACTATGACAGCCGCAACAAGCTGTCCTCCCCCAATAGCAAATACAGTAAGCGTCTGGCGCGTATCGTCAAAGGGGTGACCAATGAAGACGGTCTGGCGCTGAACTTCCGCGTCTATGAGACCAAGGAAGTGAACGCCTTTGCCATGGCCAACGGCACCGTGCGAGTCTACAGCGGGCTGCTCGACCGCATGACGGATGACGAAGTGCGTTCGGTCATCGGTCATGAAATTGGCCACGTGAAACTGGGCCATAGCAAAAAGGCGACACAGATGGCGCTGGCGGCCTCCGCTGCCCGTCAGGGTGCCAGTGCTACAGGTGGCACGGCCGCGCTGCTGAACCAGAGTGAGCTGGCCGACTTCTCTGAAGAACTGCTGAATGCGCAGTTTTCCCAGAAGCAGGAGTCCGAAGCGGATGGTTACTCGGTTTCCTTCATGAAGCGTCACAAATGGAATGCCAAAGCCAACATCACTGCCATGCAGAAGCTGATGGCACTGGAAAGCGGCAGCCATAGCATGCTGGATTCGCACCCGGCCACTTCTGATCGCATCAAGCACATCCAGTCTCTGCTGTAA
- a CDS encoding DUF2835 family protein yields MAGEDAVNVVEYRFSLNIPQDELMRMYRGQARFLRVRTDSGIVLQLGVDKLRPLVGHSGIQGRFVLRTDMNNGFISLQRE; encoded by the coding sequence ATGGCAGGAGAAGACGCTGTGAATGTGGTGGAGTACCGTTTTTCCCTCAATATTCCTCAGGATGAGCTGATGCGCATGTATCGGGGCCAGGCTCGGTTTCTCAGGGTGCGCACCGACAGTGGCATCGTATTGCAGCTGGGGGTGGATAAGCTGCGGCCGCTGGTGGGGCACAGTGGTATTCAGGGGCGCTTTGTTTTACGCACCGACATGAACAATGGCTTTATCTCTCTGCAGCGTGAGTAA
- the norR gene encoding nitric oxide reductase transcriptional regulator NorR, whose product MTSLADMADVLSLVADLSRDLPDQERYQRVLDCITQRFPCHACALLRLEQDTLVPVAVFGLSEDTLGRRFSLAHHPRLQAIAAQRVPLRFAADCDLPDPYDGLVEVPQEDAQTPLDVHDCMGCALYLDNRLWGVLTLDALQPGHFDGFDMTELEIMMQLAAASVAAAERMHALSQRAAHSEQVSQAMLQSRAEQDMIGNSAVMRALQDEIALVASSSLAVLILGETGVGKERVAEALHRQSDRARQPLISLNCAALNETLAESELFGHARGAFSGAVTERAGKFELADGGTLFLDEVGELPLSIQAKLLRVLQSGQIQRLGSDKDHRVDVRIIAATNRQLQEEVRAGRFRADLYHRLSVYPLQVPPLRERGRDVLQLAGYFLEQNRIRLGVAALRLSNEAQQALLSYRWPGNVRELEHALSRAALKALSVHAGGSRTIEICRTQLDLADAPLISVSNDNAAASLPGAVFEEPGWQGLDLRQATEQYQAQMIQAILAEQQGNWSAAARILGVDRANLHRLARRLGMKT is encoded by the coding sequence ATGACATCGCTTGCTGACATGGCCGATGTGCTGTCGCTGGTGGCGGATTTGAGCCGTGACCTGCCCGATCAGGAACGCTATCAACGGGTGCTGGACTGCATTACCCAGCGTTTCCCCTGCCACGCCTGCGCCTTGTTGCGGCTGGAGCAGGATACGCTGGTACCGGTTGCTGTCTTTGGGCTGAGTGAAGATACGCTCGGGCGGCGTTTCAGTCTGGCCCATCACCCCCGTCTGCAGGCCATTGCCGCGCAGCGAGTGCCGTTACGCTTTGCCGCCGACTGCGACCTGCCTGATCCTTATGATGGTCTGGTCGAGGTGCCGCAGGAGGATGCGCAGACCCCGCTGGACGTGCATGACTGTATGGGCTGCGCTCTGTATCTGGATAACCGGCTGTGGGGCGTGCTGACGCTGGATGCGTTGCAGCCGGGCCATTTCGACGGCTTTGACATGACTGAGCTTGAGATCATGATGCAGCTGGCGGCGGCCAGTGTGGCGGCGGCCGAGCGCATGCACGCCTTGTCACAGCGGGCGGCCCATTCGGAGCAGGTCAGTCAGGCTATGCTGCAGTCCCGTGCTGAGCAGGACATGATTGGCAATAGCGCGGTGATGCGCGCACTGCAGGACGAAATTGCCCTGGTAGCCTCGTCTTCGCTGGCGGTACTGATTCTGGGTGAAACCGGCGTAGGCAAGGAACGGGTCGCCGAGGCACTGCATCGGCAGTCAGATCGCGCCCGTCAGCCGTTGATCAGCCTCAACTGCGCCGCGCTTAACGAGACGCTGGCTGAGAGCGAGTTGTTTGGCCATGCCCGGGGTGCCTTTTCTGGCGCGGTGACTGAGCGGGCTGGCAAGTTCGAGCTGGCCGATGGCGGCACGCTGTTTCTCGATGAGGTCGGAGAGTTACCCCTGAGTATTCAGGCCAAGCTGCTGCGCGTGTTACAGAGCGGGCAGATTCAGCGTCTGGGCAGCGACAAAGATCATCGTGTCGATGTACGCATTATCGCTGCCACCAATCGCCAGCTGCAGGAGGAGGTCAGGGCCGGGCGCTTCCGCGCTGATCTCTATCATCGCCTCAGTGTCTACCCCTTGCAGGTGCCCCCACTGCGCGAGCGCGGGCGAGACGTGTTGCAGCTGGCAGGCTACTTCCTTGAACAGAACCGGATCCGGCTCGGGGTGGCTGCGCTGCGCCTAAGCAATGAAGCCCAGCAGGCGCTGCTGAGCTACCGCTGGCCGGGCAACGTGCGCGAGCTGGAACACGCGCTCAGCCGCGCTGCGCTTAAAGCGCTGAGTGTGCATGCCGGTGGCAGCCGTACCATTGAAATATGCCGTACCCAGCTGGATCTGGCGGATGCCCCCCTGATATCGGTGAGCAATGACAACGCAGCGGCGTCCCTGCCGGGAGCGGTGTTTGAAGAACCGGGCTGGCAGGGGCTGGATCTGCGTCAGGCGACAGAGCAGTATCAGGCGCAGATGATTCAGGCCATTCTGGCGGAGCAGCAGGGCAACTGGTCCGCTGCGGCGCGAATTCTTGGGGTTGATCGGGCCAATCTGCATCGTCTGGCACGACGGCTGGGGATGAAGACCTGA
- the hmpA gene encoding NO-inducible flavohemoprotein, with the protein MLSATTRDIVTQTVPVLEAGGEALTRHFYNYMLSHYPEVRPLFNQANQVSGTQPRALASAILNYAKHINRLEALGPLVGQIVSKHVSLQILPEHYPIVGTCLLQAIKDVLGDAATDDIINAWAEAYQFLADLLIGAEEKVYAGNAEAAGGWRGARAFRLVRKQVESDEITSFYFEPVDGNPILAHQPGQYIGLQVWVDGVEQRRNYSLSAAPNSHYYRISVKREAQGAVSNYLHDQLSPGQTINLFPPTGELLLQPGSGPVALLSAGVGITPTLPILQQALSAGRDVVFIHYARHRGVEAFRDELDQLQGKYPAQLQRYRVLEQHDEEDQADDTGRIYIEQLQRWLPDHEALQAYFIGPAPFMQAARHLLKDIGVSEDRQFYEFFGPAQALN; encoded by the coding sequence ATGCTGTCCGCCACCACCCGTGACATTGTGACTCAGACCGTACCTGTACTGGAAGCCGGCGGGGAAGCTCTCACCCGCCACTTCTACAACTACATGCTGAGCCACTACCCCGAGGTGCGCCCGCTGTTCAATCAGGCCAATCAGGTCAGTGGCACCCAGCCGCGCGCCCTGGCCTCGGCGATTCTCAACTACGCCAAACACATTAACCGGCTGGAGGCATTGGGCCCGCTGGTAGGACAAATCGTCAGCAAGCACGTATCACTGCAAATTCTGCCGGAACACTATCCGATTGTTGGCACCTGTTTACTGCAAGCTATCAAAGATGTGCTGGGCGATGCCGCCACCGATGACATCATCAATGCCTGGGCCGAAGCCTATCAGTTTCTGGCTGATCTGCTGATTGGTGCTGAAGAGAAAGTCTATGCCGGGAATGCAGAAGCCGCAGGCGGCTGGCGTGGGGCGCGGGCATTCCGTCTGGTACGCAAGCAGGTGGAAAGCGACGAAATCACGTCATTCTATTTTGAGCCGGTGGATGGCAATCCCATTCTTGCCCACCAGCCCGGTCAGTACATCGGCCTGCAGGTCTGGGTTGATGGCGTCGAGCAGCGTCGCAACTATTCCCTCTCCGCTGCCCCCAACAGCCACTACTATCGCATCAGTGTTAAACGTGAAGCACAAGGCGCGGTATCTAACTATCTGCATGATCAGCTGTCACCCGGACAGACAATCAACCTGTTCCCGCCCACCGGCGAACTGCTGCTGCAGCCCGGTAGCGGCCCGGTAGCACTGCTCAGCGCTGGCGTTGGCATCACCCCGACTCTGCCGATCCTGCAGCAGGCCCTGTCAGCAGGTCGTGATGTGGTGTTTATTCACTACGCCCGTCACCGTGGAGTGGAAGCCTTCCGCGACGAACTCGACCAGCTGCAGGGCAAATACCCTGCACAGCTGCAGCGTTATCGGGTGCTGGAGCAACACGATGAGGAAGATCAGGCCGATGACACCGGCCGTATCTATATCGAACAGCTGCAACGCTGGTTGCCTGACCATGAGGCGCTGCAGGCATACTTCATTGGCCCCGCTCCCTTTATGCAGGCCGCCCGGCACCTGTTAAAAGATATCGGCGTCAGCGAAGACCGCCAGTTCTATGAGTTCTTCGGCCCGGCTCAGGCCCTGAACTGA
- a CDS encoding DMT family transporter, with protein MASVAGNSLAAPSVWWSPRMRGGVALALTLLVWASFFVSLRIGARASLPALDLALIRFAPAALVFLPLFIRHARRITQAPKRYLLGIIVGGGLPYFLIAGQGMHYASVSDGSTLILGTIPLFVSAIAVCCYGETVSVARRWGLGLILLGTLVMLSMSLVQGGERWKGHLIFVGCGLLWAYYTVSLRKAGLTPWQGASFLAVTSLVLTLLALLWRQQPLQLVSLPLSELLFHIGVQGVGVGLVSAFTFAYAITRLGAEVPAAIGSLTPVLASLLAVLLLGEHVSARTMLGMLLVVIGVCLASQLLRWPQRKNVAIAS; from the coding sequence ATGGCTTCCGTTGCTGGTAATTCCCTTGCTGCTCCTTCCGTCTGGTGGTCGCCGCGTATGCGCGGTGGCGTGGCATTAGCGCTGACGCTGCTGGTCTGGGCCAGTTTCTTTGTATCACTGCGCATCGGTGCCCGGGCATCGCTGCCTGCGCTGGATCTGGCCCTGATCCGTTTCGCACCGGCGGCGCTGGTATTCCTGCCTCTGTTTATCCGTCATGCCCGGCGTATTACGCAGGCGCCCAAACGCTATCTGCTGGGGATCATCGTCGGCGGTGGCCTGCCTTACTTCCTGATTGCCGGGCAGGGTATGCACTACGCTTCGGTCAGTGATGGCAGCACCCTGATCCTCGGCACCATTCCCCTGTTTGTCAGTGCCATTGCGGTGTGCTGTTACGGCGAGACCGTCTCTGTGGCCCGGCGCTGGGGGCTGGGGCTGATTCTGCTGGGGACGCTGGTGATGCTGTCGATGTCGCTGGTACAGGGAGGCGAACGCTGGAAGGGACATCTGATTTTTGTTGGCTGCGGTCTGCTGTGGGCGTATTACACCGTTTCGCTGCGCAAGGCCGGGCTGACACCCTGGCAGGGCGCTTCGTTTCTGGCGGTGACGTCGCTGGTGCTGACACTGCTGGCGCTGTTGTGGCGTCAGCAACCGCTGCAGCTGGTCAGTCTGCCGCTCAGCGAGTTGCTGTTTCATATCGGTGTGCAGGGCGTTGGTGTTGGGCTCGTATCAGCCTTTACCTTTGCTTATGCCATTACTCGCCTTGGCGCCGAAGTGCCGGCGGCTATCGGCTCCCTGACGCCGGTGCTGGCCTCACTGCTGGCGGTACTGTTACTCGGTGAGCATGTTTCGGCCCGCACTATGCTGGGTATGCTGCTGGTGGTCATAGGGGTCTGTCTTGCCAGCCAGCTGTTGCGCTGGCCGCAGCGGAAAAACGTCGCCATCGCAAGTTAG